Within the Nitrospira sp. genome, the region ATTGACCAGAAAAGAATTTGATCTACTTGAGTGTCTGCTCAAGTATCCAGGACATGTGCGACCCCGAGAAGTTCTGCTGAACGCCGTATGGGGGTACGACTACTACGGAACGACCAGGACAATAGACGTCCATATACGCCGACTCAAGCAAAAGATTCCCATGCTGAATCGAGCGATCGTGAGTGTGAGAGGTCTGGGATATAAGCTTACAGACAGAGCCATCAATGTTGGTACAGACCCATGGTGCTGTGCCTGCGGCGATCTGAAAGATTGAAAGGCATAGGAGAGTGCTTGAACTGAACACGATCAGCTTGTCCTAGGAACTACGTCAATCAGGGCGGGAGAAGTGTGATTCATATGAGTGGCCCGGTCTGGCCAGGAACTGTGGGAGTTGCGCGGGATCGCCGATTATCGGATCACCATTCTGTGGGGAACGATCTGGACGACCATCGGCGCTGGGCTTTCGGGATGGGTCGCCACCGCGATGGTGAAGACCTTCAGACAAGGACTCCTGGCGCCAGACACTCCTTCATCGCCCATCCTTGCAGCCGGCGTGCTGGCTGGCGCAGTCCTGTGGGAGCTGGTTGCTTCAAGGAACGGTTTGCCTGTTTCCACCGCCCATGCACTAACCGGCGCGATCGTCGGGGTAGGCCTCCTTACATTTGAGGCTGAGGGTCTAATGACGCGGGAGTTCCCCACCTGGGAGGGTGGGGGTGTGAGCGGGGAGCCGTCTGTTGGTCGCACGGTTTAGACGACTGACTGGTCACAGGCGCTAAGTCATCACTCGTTCAGCATGTGCCGGCTGATGGCTACAGACTTGCCTCAAGAAAGACTGCCTCTGACGGGTAGGTGTTCGGCCTGTTCAGACCGTCACGGTTAGGCTTTGGAAAGCACCCAATTTCAATCCATCGGGAAGGACAGTATCGAGTTTTCAACAGAGGCATCGAGATGTGAGACTGCCCGAGGTATTGAACTGTTCTTTCTGTGGAGAAAAGCGATCAACTGTCAGTTCACATCGCGAGCCATTTGGCATAGGCCCGGACATCAATCATCGGAACGGTTGCGCTACTCTGAAGCCGTGCAATGAGCTCCAGCAGGAACGCGGTTGCAGGTTTCCCCTGGGGCGTGATGGTGTAACACCCAGCCCTGTCCAAACCAAATATCCCATGCGCCGCCACACAGCCTAGATCCAAACGGCGATCCCCTTGGCTTCGCTCCAATGCGTCGGTCAGTGGCTTCCCAAGGGCCGGGCTCCAGTTGCTCTCAAAGGTCAACAGTCCGCCCAGAATATGCGGCAAGGGTTTCGGTGGATAGACCCCGCCGGCGTGAGGAATTGGCAGGCTGGTTCGGTGGAGTTTGCGCACGCTTTCAACCTTAATCTGAGCATACTCCACCTCGCCCGCGTTGATGGCCTGCTTCGCTTCGAACACGCCATAGACGCTTTCTGCAGGGACAACGATCTGACCTTCGTAGTCAAAGATAAATGGCGAGTACTGCCGGTCAAAGATCACGATGTCCATCTGCTGACTGAAAACCCCCTCGCTGTCGACGACGTGAGACTTCTTGGCCTGATAGCGCTGGGGGAGATATTTTTGTAGCAGCTCAAGCCACACGTGCTCGCTGGCATCACCCTTGGTCGTCGAGTGCCCGAACGACTCCCGGGCGCGCGCGAGGCGATGTTCGATGTCGTCGTGGAGATTCGCCAATAGTTTCGCAAGGGACCAGGTGTTCATTCATCCACCCGTTATGAGAGGGGAAAATATTCCCCGAGAATCTCACGCCAGATACGTAGACTCTCGCCCTGGCGGCCGCTTTCCTCTGCTCGTCGCGCAATCGTAGCCTTGCGTTGCGCCTCCTGCAGCGCTTTCCTCGCGGCGGCACTAAGGGTTGGTGTCATCTGGTCAGACACAGGAGGGCCCAGACCGGCTGGATCCGGCCACGGTCGACCGATGTTGGCCTCTAGCGCAGCAAAGAGGTTGCGGATCTCGTCGGGATAGTTTGAGAATGGCGCTTCCACGAGCTCCAGGGCCATGACCTCAATGAGGAACGAAGGCTTAATCGGCTTACCACTCGTTCGGTTCCAGCCTTTTGCCATCTTCACGAGCGGCACCCAGCGCCCGCTTAGTTCCTTGTTCTTGGCCGTCGATCGTTCCTGGTGCACTTCTGGATTTGTCTTAATCCAAGTCCCCGTGATCTTGTCAGGGATTTCGTACTCGTCTTTACCGGACTGAAATGCAGGGACCGAGTCGATGCTCAGCACCTTACCGTCATGTTCCTCGGGATAGTAGCTCTTCGCGAATTCCACCGTAACTGAGCGTCGCCCGATCTCCACCTGCCCCGGTTCGACGTACTTCTGCTTCAGGCACTTCTCAAACGCCTGCAGCGTGTCAATCGGAGGCTTTTCACGCCGCCAAAGTTCCGCTGGACCGAGGACAAACAGCACGTCCACGTCTTTCAGCGGTTTGGTCTTGGTATGGCGGCTGTACGAACCGGAGAGAAAATCTTGTGTCAGGTCAAACGATGACCGAATGCAGTTCCGCACATCCTGTTGCCGGTTTGCGGCATCGTTTTTCTCGGTCTCACTCAGCTCGAGGCGTTGCCGGAATTTGTCGAAAGCCTGCGTGGTAGTCAACATGGCTCCCTATCTCCAGTACGTGACGCCTGCAGTCATATGACCTGTGGCGATCACCGTGCCGGCTTGTCGTGCCGAAAGATGGCTCGTTGACAGGAAAGCGCAATCACAAAGGCCGTCCACCCAGGGTGCCCTATCGCTTGTGCAAAGCACAATACGATAGACGCAGTCGTTCGTAGGTCGACTGGCCTTCGCGATGAGTTGCCGGAGATAGTTCTTGTCGAGCCACATATCGTCGTTAATCCCTGAGCCAGAGTAGCCAACAGGAAATTCCCAACGTGCGGCGACTGCCGTCGCGCCTGGCCTATAAAATTCGACAACGACGTTCGTCAGATGCCCGCTGCGCAGCCACGTCCGGATACCACGTTCGATCGTCTCCCAATCCTGCATCAGCTTTTCAGGGCTGAGGCCATTCTCGCGGATCACCTCGCGGAGCGTGTTACGAAGGTTGTCGCTGAGAAAGACGATGCTGTGGGTCTGCGTATAGGTCGTGGTCTGTGCATACGCGACGGTCATATTATCCTTTCAGGTGCCAATCAACGACGATGGGACTGCTCGCTTTACTAGTTACACTGAATTCTTCGGTCTCGGCCCACTCTTCTTCAGCCACGTCGAACACCCGTATGCGAGGCGACGTCTTCGCCAGTGACGCTGTGACCCATGCCATGTCCTCGCGGGCGCAGGGGACGTGCATGGTCCAATCCCCG harbors:
- a CDS encoding inorganic phosphate transporter, translated to MARSGQELWELRGIADYRITILWGTIWTTIGAGLSGWVATAMVKTFRQGLLAPDTPSSPILAAGVLAGAVLWELVASRNGLPVSTAHALTGAIVGVGLLTFEAEGLMTREFPTWEGGGVSGEPSVGRTV
- a CDS encoding nucleotidyltransferase, with the translated sequence MLTTTQAFDKFRQRLELSETEKNDAANRQQDVRNCIRSSFDLTQDFLSGSYSRHTKTKPLKDVDVLFVLGPAELWRREKPPIDTLQAFEKCLKQKYVEPGQVEIGRRSVTVEFAKSYYPEEHDGKVLSIDSVPAFQSGKDEYEIPDKITGTWIKTNPEVHQERSTAKNKELSGRWVPLVKMAKGWNRTSGKPIKPSFLIEVMALELVEAPFSNYPDEIRNLFAALEANIGRPWPDPAGLGPPVSDQMTPTLSAAARKALQEAQRKATIARRAEESGRQGESLRIWREILGEYFPLS